The DNA segment CTTGCACTCAATACGGAGCTAAATTCTCAGCAACGGGACTACCTGCAAAAGATTTACAGTTCGGCGGAGTCTCTTCTGGGGATTATCAATGATATTCTTGATTTTTCAAAGATAGAAGCCGGGCAGATGACGCTTGAGGCGGTTCGCTTTAACCTTGATGAGGTCTTGCAGGATGTTCGGAACCTGATGGGCTTTACCGCCGAGGAAAAAGGCCTGCGGCTGACCGTGCATGTTGGTGAAAATGTGCCTCGGGGTATTGAAGGGGATTCTTTGCGCCTCAAACAGGTTTTGACCAACCTTGTGAGCAATGCGGTCAAGTTTACGCATGAGGGAGAGGTTGCGGTCCGGGTCACTCTTGCCGAACAGGGCGAACAGTCCGAAGACAAGGTCTCTCTGCATTTTGAAATTCGGGATTCAGGGATTGGCATGACGCCAGAGCAGCTTTCACGTCTGTTCCGTTCCTTTGCGCAGGCAGACGAGTCCACGACAAGAAAGTATGGCGGGACAGGCCTTGGTTTGGCCATATGCAAGCGGCTGGTCGAGCTTATGGGCGGAGATATTCAGGTGGATTCCGAAGAGGGGACGGGAAGTGTCTTCTTCTTTGACCTGACCTTTGACCGAAGCGATGAGGTCGTGAGCTGGCGTATGACCAGAAGTGAATTGCGTGGTCGACATGTCCTCGTGGTTGAAGACAGTCGGACATCGATGGAGATTTTTAGTAGTCAGCTCAAGAGTCTCGGTCTCAAAGTATCGGAAGCGTATTCTGGAATGCAGGCTGTGGAGTTCATTAAGAACCACGGCGAAGGCGAAGACGCTGTCGAGGTGGCGTTTATTGACTGGAAAATGGCAGGAATGGACGGGCTGGAGACTGCGGGAGCGATTCAGCGGCTGACGACGCTTGAACAAAAGCCTGCTGTTGTGATTTTTACGGCATATGACCGTTCCTTGGCGAGGCAGCATGGGCAAGGTCTGGACATCGACGCCTATCTGGATAAGCCCGTTAATTCGTCTGATTTGGTCGATGTCCTGATGCAAATTTTCCGGGGTGATGACAAAACTCAGGAACGGGTGGGGCTGGACATTTCGCAGTACGAAGGGCTGTTTAAAGATGTCCCGATTCTGTTGGTTGAAGATAATGCCATCAATCAGCAGGTTGCAACCGAGTTGCTGAGCAAGGCAGGCTTTGTTGTGGATGTGGCGCATAATGGCTTGCAGGCTCTTGGGAAGCTGGAACGAGGTCAGTATGCTGCGGTCCTGATGGATATTCAGATGCCAGAGATGGATGGCATTGAAGCGACTCAGCGCATTCGTCGAGATGCCCGCTTTGATGCGCTCCCCATTATTGCCATGACTGCTCACGCCCTGGAAGGTGACAGGCAGCGAAGCCTTGAGGCTGGCATGAACGAGCATGTGAGCAAGCCCATTGAGCCTGAAAAGCTGTTTGCTGTATTGCAGTCTATTTTGAGTGAGCAGGAGTCTCTGCTCCGAGTACGCCCCGACGAACAGCAGGCTTCGGCCTCAGCGCCTGCTCCAGTGTCTGCTGAAAAGCCGTTCCCCACAGAGTTGCCCGGAGTGGAGGTCCAGACAGGTTTGACCCGTGTGGGCGGAAAAAGGAGTTTTTACATTAAGCTCCTGGGGCAGTTTATTGAGGAATATTCTGGTGTCGTGGATGAACTGAAAGGCTTTGAGTCAGAAGAAAATTACACAGAAGCCCGGCGTGTTGCACATACGATTAAGGGGGTTGGTGGCAATCTTGGCATGAGCGGCATTCAGGAAACAGCGTATGCGCTGGAAAAGAATTATGCCGAAAACAGGCTTGCCGGAGAGCATTTTGCTCCATTTGAGGCGGCGTTTACTGAGGTGCTTGCGGGATTGCGTGAGTATTTTGGTGACGAATCTGAGGAAGGCGAGGGGCAGGACGTCTTGCTTGGAAACGATGAGCGAGATGCCTTACTGCAACAGCTTGGAGAACAGCTTGAGGCACAGGGATTCTCGGCGCGTAAGCTCTTTGAGCAGCTCAAGGAAACACTGAGGGCACAGTCCGATCCAAAGGGAGTGGATGCTCTGGATCTCGCGTTGCAGGAGTTTGATTTCCTCAAGGCTCAGGAGCTTTTTGCAGAATTACGAAAGACTCTCGAAAAGTAGCTGAGTATTTCACCATAAAAAAGGGAAGGTCGTTTGGCCTTCCCTTTTTTTTTGTGCTGAACACGCCTCGCGCTATTGTTCAGGTTTGAGTTCAAGTGCTTTTTGCAGGCTTTGGAAATCAGGAGGACTCGGCAGAACGGTGTCTGCCCCCGCTGTCATGAGTGCGGTTTCGGAGTGGAGACCATTACTTAGTGCGATGATCTTGAGGCGATGTCCTGTTTGCGCGCTGGCCCGCAGGGAGCGGATGCTTTCTTCTGGGGCAATGACAGTATTTTCTGCATCAAAGATGAATGCGTCAAAAGGCGTTGCCCGTAATGCGGGGAGGCTTTCCTGTGCCGTTGCGCTCACGGTCACCTGATGTCCGGCCTGACGAAGCTTTGCGCCAAGTCCAGCCTGAATTTCTACAGACTGGCTCGTCAGGAGGAGCTGCTTGTGGATTGGTGTTTCACCCGGCATCTGCTGAGTGGTCTCTGAGACGAGGGCGTGGAGTGCCTTGTGGAGTTCTGTTGACTCAATGGGCTTGGTCAGCCTGATGATTTTGGCCTGTGTTTCTGAGGGGGGCAGAAGCATTCGGCCTGTCGCGTCCATAATCAGTACAGGGAGAGAGTTTTCCAGCTCCAGAGCGAGCTTTTTCATGACCAGAAATGCGTCCTGTACGCCGGGGCGATGGTTGAGGAGTACAAGAGGCGAATGGGTGCTTGGGACCTCTTGGAGCTGTTGAATCAGTTCGGCTTCAGTATGGGGATGCTTGACGTCAAGCCCCCATCTCTTGAGCTGTGCAGAAAGGCCCAGCACGAGCGATGCGTTGTTGTCAAAAATGAAGGCACTGAGCTTGCGAGGGAGGTCTGCCTGAGGCTCGGGGCTATGAGCGGGGTCTTCTTCCAGAATGATATGCAGGCTAAAGTGTGGAGTCATGCGTTCGCGGTCGTGTGTGATGCTAAGGTCTCCACCCATAAGTGTGGCAAGGGCCTTGGCTACGGGCAGAGTGAGCTGTGGGCGTTCTTCATCAAGAGCAATTTTTTCCGCAGACAAAATCGACAGCTCCATATCAAGGCGGATTCGCTCCTCGTCCTTTCTTTGGGATATGTGCAGAAGGATTTCTTGTGGAGTC comes from the Desulfobaculum bizertense DSM 18034 genome and includes:
- a CDS encoding PAS domain S-box protein; its protein translation is MMKKRSFPVMQGVLLFNALAAILFMLGIGIVMYSQLGKVIYQYQEDLLERQALNVQKTVEGFFERHEIILADYAEFPLIQQAVMHPEQSEATLADFMGSISLLGQKYQLTLLDYTGTAIHSTQAEPSFRYADDKQIKRVLDGKAEHEYGISLKNGESYWRICTPVYYANHVEGALVAEIPIRRVDTFYSMGLSKSSWGLEIEYLGQTVARFGKELDVRPDIFPLDIVNATVLFRWDKSRFDVTRRKLLTRVVLSAVGLSLLLALFSGGMMRRFFASPLRGLRKVAHDIANGSLKERAPEGQIIQEIDLLARDFNVMAGRVSARESALKSARELLETRVQERTKELDDALQTVKGREAVVTAMNEASHDALTMIDSQARVVFWNPAAEKMFGYSAQEAIGRDIHDLVAPPEARDQAREGMARFSRSGEGTVVGVVMDFEAMRKDGSRFSVERAVSSFFHQGEWYAVGSIRDVTDRKKTEEELKRLSLVAQHTDNAVVISDGDGRAQWVNDAFTRITGYRLDEVFGKKPGRLLQGRNTDVKTVQFISEQLRKGLGFQAELLNYAKDGREYWLSLDVQPVFDDEGEISNFIAVESDITQQKQLEGDLLDARDAADAANRAKSEFLARMSHEIRTPMNAIMGLGHLALNTELNSQQRDYLQKIYSSAESLLGIINDILDFSKIEAGQMTLEAVRFNLDEVLQDVRNLMGFTAEEKGLRLTVHVGENVPRGIEGDSLRLKQVLTNLVSNAVKFTHEGEVAVRVTLAEQGEQSEDKVSLHFEIRDSGIGMTPEQLSRLFRSFAQADESTTRKYGGTGLGLAICKRLVELMGGDIQVDSEEGTGSVFFFDLTFDRSDEVVSWRMTRSELRGRHVLVVEDSRTSMEIFSSQLKSLGLKVSEAYSGMQAVEFIKNHGEGEDAVEVAFIDWKMAGMDGLETAGAIQRLTTLEQKPAVVIFTAYDRSLARQHGQGLDIDAYLDKPVNSSDLVDVLMQIFRGDDKTQERVGLDISQYEGLFKDVPILLVEDNAINQQVATELLSKAGFVVDVAHNGLQALGKLERGQYAAVLMDIQMPEMDGIEATQRIRRDARFDALPIIAMTAHALEGDRQRSLEAGMNEHVSKPIEPEKLFAVLQSILSEQESLLRVRPDEQQASASAPAPVSAEKPFPTELPGVEVQTGLTRVGGKRSFYIKLLGQFIEEYSGVVDELKGFESEENYTEARRVAHTIKGVGGNLGMSGIQETAYALEKNYAENRLAGEHFAPFEAAFTEVLAGLREYFGDESEEGEGQDVLLGNDERDALLQQLGEQLEAQGFSARKLFEQLKETLRAQSDPKGVDALDLALQEFDFLKAQELFAELRKTLEK